In Candidatus Tiamatella incendiivivens, the genomic window CATCCTAAGGGTTCTCCTTCCCTGCTAAGGATTATAAGGGGGCCTTCTCCCTTAGCTGACTCGATGATATTTTCTCCGAAAATATCCCTACCGTATAGGAAAACTTGTTCTCCTTTCAGCGAGACTCTGGCATACCTGTAATTACCTAGATTGCATTTCCGGGCGATGCGTTTTGCTAGATCTAGGCTTGGGGTTACTTCCCTCTTTTTTATAGTTGCAATATATAAACCAGCGGAGTATGGATTGATTTTTGCATCAAGTATCTCCTTCACTCGCACCCATAGGCTAGTTGATATATTGTATATATCGATATATGGACCACCGTATTGGCCGTAGAGTTTTCCAGGTAGGATTTCAGTGTGATTGCAGCTTGTAACTGTATGTAGTAGATTTAATATCAGCCTGGAATGTTTCTTGGCCAATTCTCTTAGTGTTAGCACTTTTTTCTTAGTTTGCATATGAAGAATCCCTCCGTGTCTAGGGTGTGTGGAAACATTCTTTTACATCTCTTCACTCCTTCATCAAATTTTATTCCACCGTATTCTACTAACCCGTTTACTCCTGGAGCTTTAATATCAACTGGTTCTAGGCACGGATCATTTTCTAGTATTTTCGTTAGGACATACTCATTTTCCTCAACCCCTATTGTACAGGTAGAATACACTATGGTTCCATTAATCCTCACGTTTGCTTTTAGATGGTTTAGAAGGCTGACTTGGAGTTCTGATAAGTAGACTAGATCACTGATTTTCCTGGATTTTTTCCTCAGGGGATCTCTCCGGATTATACCCTCTCCGCTGCAGGGTGCATCTAAGAGTATTTTATTGTATAATAGCGTGGAAGGCACGTTAAGCGCATCCATTCTTATGATAATGTAGTTGGTGAAACCCATTCTGGAGAGGTGGCTTCTCAAGGCTTTTAATCTATCCCTGTTTTTATCTATGGCTGTTAGGAAGGCCTTGTCATGTGTGTACTGGAGTATTTGAGTTGCTTTTCCTCCGGGAGCTGCCGCTGCATCAAGTATGTCTTCACCTGCTTTCGGGTTAAGCACATCTACTGGTATCATTGAAGCGGGTCCTTGAATGTAATAGTATCCCAAGAGGTATTCATGTAAATATCCTATTTTCCCACTACCTTTCTTGGCATAATACCCGTATTTTGTGAACGGTATCTTCTCTAGTTCTACTTCCTTCTCCAGCAGCCGCTTTTTCAGGGTTTCACAATTTATAAGAAAATTATTACATCTAATTGCTTTCGGTAAAGGTTTCTCGTTGGCTTCCAGGAGGTCTATTACCTCGTTATAAGGGAGCATTTGAAGGTATCTTTCAATCATCCACGGTTTATACCCGTATTTCTCTGCTAGTCTCCTGGCTTCTCTGCTCGGTTCCAACGTGA contains:
- a CDS encoding RsmB/NOP family class I SAM-dependent RNA methyltransferase translates to MIKQRNGGLKQIFTLEPSREARRLAEKYGYKPWMIERYLQMLPYNEVIDLLEANEKPLPKAIRCNNFLINCETLKKRLLEKEVELEKIPFTKYGYYAKKGSGKIGYLHEYLLGYYYIQGPASMIPVDVLNPKAGEDILDAAAAPGGKATQILQYTHDKAFLTAIDKNRDRLKALRSHLSRMGFTNYIIIRMDALNVPSTLLYNKILLDAPCSGEGIIRRDPLRKKSRKISDLVYLSELQVSLLNHLKANVRINGTIVYSTCTIGVEENEYVLTKILENDPCLEPVDIKAPGVNGLVEYGGIKFDEGVKRCKRMFPHTLDTEGFFICKLRKKC